Proteins encoded by one window of Syntrophorhabdaceae bacterium:
- a CDS encoding thioesterase family protein → MPRVKLQEQRMYEFTIPMTLHPRDINYGGHLGNDSLVTLAGTARAQMFHSMGFSEGDLGDGKTGIIMADLAVNYRAEAFIFDEIHIDTHIGEMRSGGFRIFHRVMKADTLIALTEAGVVTFDYTTHRIAHVPEVFTKTVEKIQNKSI, encoded by the coding sequence ATGCCGCGTGTTAAGCTTCAGGAGCAAAGGATGTACGAATTCACCATTCCGATGACTCTCCATCCCCGGGATATCAATTATGGAGGGCATCTGGGGAATGACTCTCTCGTTACCCTCGCAGGCACCGCCCGTGCGCAGATGTTCCATTCCATGGGGTTCAGCGAAGGCGATCTCGGCGACGGCAAGACGGGGATAATCATGGCCGATCTCGCCGTCAATTACAGGGCGGAGGCCTTCATCTTCGACGAGATACACATCGATACCCATATCGGGGAGATGCGTTCCGGGGGTTTCCGTATCTTCCATCGCGTAATGAAGGCGGACACCCTTATCGCCCTGACAGAAGCCGGTGTCGTTACCTTCGATTACACGACGCACCGCATCGCACACGTGCCGGAAGTCTTTACAAAAACGGTCGAGAAGATCCAGAACAAATCGATATAG
- a CDS encoding UPF0182 family protein, with protein MVISRRKRFILIASVLVLLAALSRLVGLYVDWLFFVETGYQFVFSRVISVELLSGLAFGAFAFLFIFANTRLINRIGFPEASITLNGYTTVSLSMDRLASLSRLLGLLVCIFVGILGALWGAGLWDQILFFLNGVATGVSDPIFGRDVGFYFFKLPLYQSLSSYLGFLLFMSLVISIVSYTIRRGFHVSRFQFFIAKEIRIHLGILGALVLFKTAFGFYLDRFDLLYASHQIIAGAGYTDVYAKLFVLNMLMYLSVIAGAAFVIAFAKSRFTAAFYPVGAVIAVYIIGMVVYPGLLQNFKVTPNELDLEKPFIQHHIAFTRYGYGLEKIDLKPFNVSYNLSAKDIQKNDTTIRNIRLWDEGPLLKTLSQLQQIRTYYKFTSIDNDRYGIDGKYLQVMLSARELSYDDLPSKSWINEKLVFTHGNGVSLAHVARITPEGLPEFVMKDIPPASTTKDIKVTTPEIYFGELTGSYAIANTRIPEFSYPTAEGNVYSSYKGSGGVAFDSIFKRLVFASHFKDAKILLSSDIKPDSRILYFRNITERVRKATPFLSLDQDPYMVISDSGKLYWMIDAYTVSTRLPYSRQLRNRVNYMRNSVKVTVDAYNGAIKYYLSDPDDPIAKVYNAIFPGLFQNLNAMPEDLRRHIRYPRDLFKTQASLYATYHMDDPKTFYNKEDLWEIPSYGDKSMEPYYLIMKLPGEKAEEYVLLAPYTPAKRDNLAAWFAARCDAPNYGKLIVYTFPRDRLIYGPRQIDARIDQDSYISQQLTLWGQRGSQVIRGSLLIIPVESALLYIQPLFLSAADKGGLPELSRVIVAYENNVVMEESLEAAFQKIFGGRGLAPSAAQAKGAPSSSSSINDLAKQASSTFERMMQLQRQGDWAGYGDQLKKLEKLLKNMTK; from the coding sequence ATGGTAATAAGCCGCAGGAAACGGTTCATCTTGATAGCTTCGGTTCTGGTCCTTCTCGCTGCCCTTTCACGGCTCGTGGGCCTTTATGTGGATTGGCTTTTCTTCGTGGAAACGGGGTATCAATTTGTATTCTCGCGGGTCATCTCCGTTGAGCTCCTTTCGGGTCTGGCTTTCGGCGCATTCGCATTCCTCTTTATTTTCGCCAATACAAGACTCATCAACAGGATAGGGTTCCCGGAAGCGAGCATCACCCTCAACGGTTATACAACGGTGTCGCTAAGCATGGACAGACTGGCAAGCCTTTCGCGGCTTCTGGGTCTTCTGGTCTGCATTTTTGTCGGCATCCTCGGGGCATTGTGGGGGGCCGGCCTTTGGGACCAGATCCTTTTCTTCCTGAACGGCGTCGCAACGGGGGTTTCCGACCCGATCTTCGGAAGGGATGTGGGGTTTTATTTCTTTAAGCTGCCCTTGTATCAATCACTGAGTTCGTACCTGGGTTTTCTCCTTTTCATGTCGCTGGTCATCAGTATTGTGTCCTACACCATCAGGCGCGGTTTTCACGTGAGCCGCTTCCAGTTCTTCATAGCAAAGGAGATACGCATCCACCTCGGTATTCTCGGCGCGCTGGTGCTTTTCAAGACAGCCTTCGGCTTTTACCTGGACAGGTTCGACCTGCTCTATGCATCCCACCAGATCATCGCCGGAGCCGGCTACACCGACGTTTATGCAAAGCTTTTTGTCTTGAACATGCTGATGTACCTCTCCGTTATCGCCGGGGCGGCCTTTGTCATCGCTTTTGCGAAGAGCAGATTCACGGCCGCCTTCTATCCCGTCGGGGCTGTCATCGCCGTTTACATTATCGGCATGGTCGTTTATCCGGGCTTGCTGCAAAACTTCAAGGTAACACCCAACGAACTCGACCTGGAAAAACCTTTTATACAGCACCACATCGCATTTACCCGGTACGGGTACGGCCTTGAAAAAATCGACCTGAAGCCTTTCAATGTTTCGTACAACCTCTCTGCAAAAGATATTCAGAAGAACGATACCACGATCAGGAACATCAGGCTCTGGGATGAAGGCCCGCTCCTCAAGACATTGAGCCAACTCCAGCAGATACGGACATACTACAAGTTCACGAGCATCGATAACGACAGGTACGGGATCGATGGAAAGTACCTGCAGGTGATGCTGTCCGCCAGGGAGCTCTCCTATGACGACCTGCCGAGCAAGTCATGGATCAACGAAAAGCTGGTCTTTACCCATGGCAACGGTGTTTCGTTGGCCCATGTGGCCAGGATCACCCCGGAGGGCCTGCCCGAGTTCGTAATGAAGGACATACCACCCGCTTCCACCACGAAAGACATAAAGGTGACCACCCCCGAGATCTATTTCGGTGAGCTTACCGGCAGCTATGCCATCGCAAATACACGAATCCCCGAGTTCAGCTATCCCACCGCCGAGGGCAATGTCTACAGTTCCTACAAAGGGTCCGGCGGTGTGGCCTTCGATTCGATCTTCAAAAGGCTGGTCTTTGCATCCCATTTTAAAGATGCCAAGATACTTCTCTCGTCAGACATCAAGCCCGACAGCCGCATCCTGTATTTCCGCAACATAACGGAAAGGGTTCGCAAGGCAACGCCCTTCCTCTCCCTGGACCAGGACCCCTACATGGTCATATCCGACTCGGGAAAGCTTTACTGGATGATCGACGCATACACGGTTTCAACACGCCTGCCCTATTCCAGGCAACTGCGCAACAGGGTAAACTACATGAGAAACTCCGTCAAGGTGACCGTCGACGCATACAACGGCGCGATCAAGTACTACCTGAGCGATCCCGACGACCCCATCGCAAAGGTATACAACGCCATATTCCCCGGTCTCTTTCAGAATCTCAACGCAATGCCGGAAGACTTGAGGAGACACATACGTTATCCAAGGGACCTTTTCAAGACCCAGGCATCCCTCTATGCCACCTATCATATGGACGATCCGAAGACGTTCTACAACAAAGAGGACCTCTGGGAGATCCCTTCTTATGGCGACAAATCGATGGAACCCTACTACCTGATCATGAAGCTCCCCGGCGAAAAAGCCGAGGAGTATGTGCTTCTCGCCCCTTACACACCGGCCAAACGGGACAATCTCGCGGCATGGTTCGCCGCCCGGTGTGATGCCCCCAACTATGGGAAACTGATCGTCTACACCTTCCCCAGAGACCGCCTTATCTACGGCCCGAGGCAGATCGACGCACGCATCGACCAGGATTCCTACATATCCCAGCAACTCACGCTCTGGGGACAGAGAGGGTCCCAGGTCATACGGGGCAGTCTCCTGATCATCCCCGTGGAGTCGGCCTTGCTCTATATCCAGCCGCTTTTCCTCTCTGCGGCGGACAAGGGCGGACTGCCGGAACTAAGTCGGGTCATCGTGGCCTACGAGAACAATGTCGTCATGGAGGAAAGTCTCGAGGCGGCCTTTCAAAAGATATTCGGCGGCAGGGGATTGGCTCCTTCCGCGGCGCAGGCAAAAGGCGCACCGTCGTCCTCCTCAAGTATCAATGATCTGGCCAAACAGGCCAGCAGCACATTCGAACGCATGATGCAGCTCCAACGCCAGGGAGACTGGGCCGGCTACGGAGACCAGTTGAAGAAACTGGAAAAGCTGCTCAAAAATATGACAAAATGA